A single region of the Cronobacter condimenti 1330 genome encodes:
- a CDS encoding response regulator codes for MHKNTLILVAEDDDEIADILISYLQKAGMQTLRATNGEQAITFGRLHKPELILLDIHLPVFDGWNVLSTLRQESNVPIIMVTALDQDVDKLMGLRLGADDYVIKPFNPSEVVARVEAVLRRTRSDPGQIGSRPIRTPFLTMYPDDFYIEITAGDRVVTPVLTTTEFKLLMHLARNPRKVCSREELLNACLPDGDRLDRTVDSHMSKLRKKLEVAGLNGVPESIRGMGYRLGEHK; via the coding sequence ATGCATAAAAACACCCTGATCCTTGTTGCCGAAGATGATGATGAAATCGCCGATATACTGATAAGTTATCTGCAAAAGGCGGGAATGCAAACGCTCCGGGCGACTAACGGCGAGCAGGCCATTACGTTTGGGCGTCTTCATAAGCCGGAGCTTATTTTGCTGGATATTCACCTGCCGGTGTTTGATGGCTGGAATGTGCTGTCGACGCTGCGCCAGGAGAGCAATGTGCCCATCATTATGGTCACCGCGCTTGATCAGGATGTAGACAAGCTGATGGGGCTGCGGCTGGGTGCCGATGATTATGTTATTAAACCCTTTAACCCTTCTGAAGTCGTCGCGCGGGTTGAAGCCGTGTTACGAAGAACCCGATCGGATCCCGGGCAAATCGGCTCCCGGCCTATCAGAACGCCATTTCTTACCATGTATCCGGATGATTTTTATATTGAAATCACCGCAGGCGATCGTGTTGTTACGCCCGTACTAACCACAACGGAATTTAAACTGTTAATGCATCTTGCCCGCAACCCGCGGAAAGTCTGTTCCCGTGAAGAACTCCTCAATGCCTGCCTGCCTGATGGTGACAGGCTGGACAGAACCGTGGACAGCCACATGAGTAAGCTGCGTAAGAAGCTGGAAGTCGCGGGCCTGAACGGTGTGCCTGAGAGCATCAGAGGAATGGGCTACCGGCTGGGGGAACATAAATGA